TCACGGCGGACTTCGCATTGGACGGTGAAGACCCACGGGAGCTCTTCGAGCGAATCATTCGCGCAAACCCTGAAGCTGAAACTTTCATCGCCTGCGCGGCCGCTATCCACAAGGCACGCTTAAAATATCAGCGTGTTCTGTCCAGTCAGCCGCTCGCTTCGATGGATCAAGTCGCCCCGAGAGTCCTGCTTCAGTACCGTCAGATGACATCGCACTCGTTGGCGACCTTGCTCGTGTGGCGAAAATGTCTTTATGACTTAGATAACAGAGCTGCGCAAGAAACGGGATACCTCTTCGAGCCAGTGATTGCAGGAGCAATTGGCGGTGTCCCCTATTCTGCAGCGAAGAGTCCAGTGCGACGGGCATCCGGTAAGGGAGGGCGCCAGGTCGACTGCCTCAAAGAGCAACGCGCATACGAGATCAAATTGCGAATGACGATCGCGGCGAGCGTCCAGGGCCGCTGGGGCGAAGAACTGCTATTCCCCTCCGAAGTGAAAAGGTCGGGATATGTTCCGGTCTTTATCGTTCTTGATCCCACTCCGAATACAAAGCTCAACGAATTGGTCCGTGCTTTCGAGTCCAGTGGTGGCGAAGCCTATCTTGGCGATGAAGCGTGGAACCATCTCAAGGCCGAGGCAGGGCCAGAGATGGCCGTCTTCTTGGAGAGGTATATACGCGAGCCACTCGATGACATCTATCGCGCACTCGATGAAGGTGACCCTCTGCCTCCTCTGTCGCTTGCAGACAAGGGAGATGACATCGATATTGCGGTGGGTCAGTCCATCATCACGATTCGCAGAGATAAAGCCGAGGTTGTGTCTGAAGGTCTCGACGCCATTCCGGATGAAGGCGCGACTTCCTTCCCGGGGTCGAGTGAGAGACCGCCAGATGACATTCCTGAGCATCGTGTTGCGGTTCCTGGTGGATCCTTATTTGAGCAGCCGGGAGAGTACGCGATCCGCCAGCGGTTTGCCGCTGGTCTGACAGGTCGGGCAGTACTGGAGCGTGGAGTCTGCGAAAATCACCTCGCGGACGGTGTCTCCGCAGATGGGACAGGGGCGGCCCGTTCGCCCGTGGACGCGGAGGCCAGACTTCTTCTCGCTCTTGAGTTCCGAGGCGGCGAGGCCATCGGCGCGGGTGAGCGCCTCCCGGAGCGTCGATTGGACGGCGGTGTAGAGCCGGTCGAGTTCATCATCGGTCAGAGCGGCGGGCTTGAAGGGGGACATCTTCGCAACATGGAGGATTTCGTCGGAGTAGGCGTTGCCGATTCCGGCGATGAGGCCCTGGTTGCGGAGGACGCCTTTGATCTGGGCACGACCCTGTCCGGCGAGAATGGCGGCGAAAACGTCCCGGGTGAATGCGGGGTCGAGTGGATCGGGGCCGAGCCGGGCGACGCCGGGGACCTCGGCGGGATCGCGGACCACGGAGATGGACAGGCTTTTCCTGGTTCCGGCCTCTGTGATGTCGAGTCCGCTCCCGTCCTCCAGCACCAGGCGGGCCGCCAGCGGTCCCTTCGACGGCCAACCGGTGGGTGCTGGCGGCGGACCCTGACACCAGCCGATCCAGCCCGCGCGGGCGAGGTGAATGATGAGATGCAGTTCGCCCGCCGCGATGTCGAGAAACTTGCCGTGACGTGAGACGCTGGTGATCGTGGCATTGTGAAGAGCATCGGGTGAGGGATCGAATGTCTTCAGCGCGGCGAACGCGACGACACTCAGCCGATCTATCACATGCCCGCTCAGCCGTTTCTCAAGGTCGGCGGCGAGGGCTGTGACTTCCGGCAGTTCGGGCACGTCCCCATCCTGTCTCCATTCGCAGACATCTGGCAGTAGTGTGACCAGAGTGGATATCAGGATCGCTGCCTATGGTGTCATCGTGGACGGGGACCGCGTTCTGCTCGCCCACTGGAACGAGCGCGGCCGATCGGGGTGGACGCTCCCCGGTGGCGGAATCGAGCCGGGTGAGGACCCGGTGGACGCTGTGGTGCGCGAGATCGCAGAGGAGACCGGTTTCGAGGCCGAAGCAGGGGAACTCCTCGGCCTCGACTCCAAGGTCATCCCGGCTGAGGCGCGGTTCCAACTGCGTGCAGTACCCCTCCACGTGCTCCGGATCGTCTACCGGGCCAAAGTGGTCGGCGGCACCCTGACCAACGAAGTCGGCGGCTCCACCGATGAAGCGGCATGGTTTCCGCTCGACGGGATACCGAGCCACCGCGTTGACCTTGTCGACACTGTTCTCAGCATGGCCGGGCTGACCAGCGGATAGCCGCGCAACGCCCGTCCGCCGGCCGGGTCCACTTCAGGTTGCTCAGAGCTCTCCCCTCCTGATCACCCTCACAGCAACCACAGCACCGGAACGACAGTTCATGCCATGACAGCGAGGCGAGGTTCTTCTGCGGGATGACGATCCACATCGCCAGACATCCCGGAGACGCCTCATTCGGCCCGAGACCTTCGTGGACGTTCGCTTTACTCGGAGACGGGCGGTGTCGTGGGCTCCTCGTCGGAGACCCAGAGTTCGTCGTCGGCACGGAAGGTCTGCCAGACCGCGTAGAGGAGTCCGGCCGCAGTGATCACACCGAGGCCGATCGCGATGACACCACCGGCGCCGGGGCCTGATCTCTGCTTCGCGACCGAAGCACGGCGGGTGAGCTCCCTGCCGGCTCTTCTGACGTCTCCGGTGAAAGCGGCCGAGCGGGCCGCTCGGGCGTGGTCCACGACCGAGAGCGCCGTGCCGACCGCGGTGCCGACCGCGGGGATGACATCGCCCACGATGCGGTCACGGGCGATTCCGATGTAGCGGTTGGCGCTCGCGCGGGCAGACTCCGCCGCGGGACGCAGGTAGCTGTCGTAGCAGTCACGGACGCGCGGCGCGATCTCCTCGCGGGTGTAGTGAGCGGCCTGCCTTTTTGCCTCGCTGGCGAGAGCGTTCGCGCTCGAAAGGACCTCTTGCTGACGACCCCACAGCTCCTCGGCGCTTCTGCGCAATCGCTTGAGCTCCTTCTTGCGCTTCCGTGTCAGGCTCATCCTGGACCTCCATTGCGTCGGTGGCGAACTGACTCCATCTTGCCATCGAAAGCCCTGGGGATGGTCCGAGAGACCCGGACCGGACCCTGGTCCTCCACAGGCTCTGTGTAAGAATTGGTGCCATGTCTAAGCACACTGCTGTCGCCACGCTCTACACTAACTACGGAGACATCAAGGTCAACCTCTTCGGCAACCACGTTCCAAAGACGGTCAGGAACTTCGCGGGGCTGGCGACCGGTGAGATCGAGTGGACGCACCCGGCCACGGGCGAGAAGACGAACACTCCGCTCTACGACGGCGTGATCTTCCACCGCATCATCCCCGGCTTCATGATCCAGGGCGGCGACCCGATCGGACAGGGCATCGGCGGCCCGGGCTACCAGTTCGACGACGAGATCAACCCGGAGCTCGACTTCGCCCAGCCGTACATGCTCGCCATGGCCAACGCAGGAAGCCCGGGCGGACGCGGCACCAACGGTTCGCAGTTCTTCATCACGGTCGGTCCGACGACGTGGCTGCAGGGCAAGCACTCCATCTTCGGCGAGGTCGCGGACGACGCTTCGCGCAAGGTTGTGGACAAGCTCGCCGAGGTCCCGACCGATGCCGGCGACCGCCCGCTCGATGACGTCGTCATCGAATCGGTCGAAATCGAGCAGGTCTGAGAGCGGAGAGGCGGAGCTGAACGATGTCTCAGCCCGTCGGTGCGCCGATGAGCACCTGCTACCGGCATCCCGGTCGTGTGAGCTATGTGCTCTGCCAGCGGTGCGAGCGGACGATCTGCGGGGAGTGCCAGACACCGGCCGCCGTCGGCGTCGTGTGCCCCGAGTGCATGGCCCAGCAGCGCTCCACAGCACCGCGCACGAAACCGGCCTGGCTCACCCGGGTGACCGCGCCGGGCGCACCGGTCGTCACCTACGCGATCATCGCCGTCTGCGTGGTGGTTTTTCTCTTGCAGAATGCGCCGATCGTCGGCGGGCGGATCGAGAGCGCACTGATCTATGCGGGCGGGTACTCCCACCCGACCGGTTCGCTGTCGCCGCTGATCGCGTTCGAGCCGTGGCGGATGCTGACGTCGCTCTTCGCACACGCGAGCCTCATTCACTTGGCGCTGAATATGTACACGCTGTGGGTCTTCGGTATCGCCCTCGAGCCGATGCTCGGCCGGCTGCGCTACGCCGCGCTCTTCCTCATCGCCGGTTTCGCTGGTTCGCTGGCTGTGCTGCTGATCACTCCTCCCGGTCAGGGGGTGCTCGGCGCCTCTGGTGCGATCTTCGGGATGTTCGGGGCGTTCTTCATCATTCAGCGGCGGCTGGGGGGTAACGCGACGCAGATTCTTACCCTGGTCGCCATCAACCTGGCGATCGGCTTCATCCCCGGTCTCAACATCTCTTGGCAGGCGCATATCGGCGGATTCATCGGCGGCCTGCTGCTCGGCCTGATCTACGTCGAGACGTCGAAGCCGAGCCGTCGGCGGTGGCAGCTGTCGCTCACCGCTCTGCTCTGCGCCCTGCTCATCGCGGTGAGCCTGCTGCATTTCTTCTAGCGAGCGGGTTCCCACAAAGGTGGATAAGTTATCCACAGTCTTATTAACAGTGGGGATAATTACACGGTTGTAACTCTCCATAGGCTTATTAACACTGGGGAGAACGAGTACACCTGGCTCTTAACAGTGTGGATGAGCACTGTGAATAACTGGCTGGAACCGGTGAGGGCCCGGCCGATCTGCGAGATCGACCGAGCCCTCACCGGCAGCGGAGGCGGCTAGCGCCACCGAGTGGTCATGAGGAACCCGATGAAGGCGATTCCGAAACCGACGAGGATGTTCCACGGCCCCAGCGCGGGAACCGGGTACTGGTTCTGGCTCATGTAGAAGACGATGATCCAGACCAGGCCGAGCAGCATGAAGCCGAACATGACGGGCTTGAACCAGACCGGGTTGGGCGCTTCTTCGCCGGAGGCCAGCGAACTGCGCTCGGGACGGGTGGAGCGGTCGGGCTTTGTCTTCGACTTGCTGCGTGCCATAGCACATCAGTGTAGCGGTACCGGTCTTAGGGTTTGCTAGTCCGATCGGTTGCTGTTCCCGGGGAATACCCGGCTTCCAAACCCCCGGGCGTCATAGAATTTGCTATATGACAACTCCGACCGAGCCCGAACCCGAGCTGCGGCGGCCGCGCGGCGGCCGCGCGAGCAGAAGGTCGATGTCGGAGAGGACTCCCCTGGCCCCTCGAATCACGTTCCTCGGGGTCGTGGGCGAGATGCTGATCACGGCTGGCGTTCTCGTGGGGCTCTTCCTCGGCTGGCAGCTCTGGTTCAACAATCTGGTCATGGCGGGCCAGCAGACGTCGGCAGCGGCCAAACAGAGCCAGCAATGGGTCAACGATGCGCTCACGACCCCGGCGCCTACCCCGGCGCCGTCGGAGGACGGAACCATCACCCCCCCTGTGATGGCACAGCCGGCGGACTACGAGACGTTCGCGGTGATCTACATCCAGAGGCTCGGTGCCGACTGGAAGCGGAGCATCCGCCAGACCGTCGACGTGCAGAGAGTGCTCAACAGCTACACGGCCGGCGTTGGGCACTACGCGGACACGCAAATGCCGGGCCAGGTCGGAAACTTCGCCGTCGCCGGGCACGACTCCGGATGGGGAAACACCTTCATCGATCTGTCGAAGCTGCACATTGGCGACCGGATCTACGTGCAGACGAAAGACGGCTGGTACACGTACGTGTTCCGCAATTTCGAGTATGTGCAGCCGTCTGCCATCCAGGTCATCGCTGCGGTTCCGCGGCATCCCGAGGTGGAGCCGGTGGAGCGCCTGATGACCATCACGACCTGCAACCCGCCCTTCCACTCGGGGGAACGGTTGATCGCATACAACGTGTTCGAGAGGTTCGCTCCCGCTCAAGACATTCCGGCTGAGATCGCGGCAGCGGTGAACGGAGGCTGAAAAAATGTATGGAGCTCTCTGGCGCATCCTGCCGGGGCCGATCTGGCTGCGTGTTCTGGTTCTGCTCGTCCTGGTGGCGGCGGCGCTTTTCTGCCTTGTGATCTGGGTCTTCCCCTGGGTGGATTCGCTTCTGGGCCCTCAGGAAGGTACCGTGGGGTCGTGACTCGTGTTCTCGTCATCGACAACTACGACAGCTTCGTTTACACGCTGAATGGCTACCTGCTTGAGCTCGGGGCCGAGACGGATGTCGTCCGGAATGATGACATCCCTGTGGAAGAGCTCACGGCCCGGCTAGCCGAGTACGACGCTGTGCTGGTCTCACCAGGCCCGGGCAAGCCCGTG
Above is a genomic segment from Leifsonia xyli subsp. xyli str. CTCB07 containing:
- a CDS encoding Fpg/Nei family DNA glycosylase, yielding MPELPEVTALAADLEKRLSGHVIDRLSVVAFAALKTFDPSPDALHNATITSVSRHGKFLDIAAGELHLIIHLARAGWIGWCQGPPPAPTGWPSKGPLAARLVLEDGSGLDITEAGTRKSLSISVVRDPAEVPGVARLGPDPLDPAFTRDVFAAILAGQGRAQIKGVLRNQGLIAGIGNAYSDEILHVAKMSPFKPAALTDDELDRLYTAVQSTLREALTRADGLAASELKSEKKSGLRVHGRTGRPCPICGDTVREVIFADSTLQYCPTCQTSGKPLADRVLSRLLK
- a CDS encoding NUDIX hydrolase; translated protein: MDIRIAAYGVIVDGDRVLLAHWNERGRSGWTLPGGGIEPGEDPVDAVVREIAEETGFEAEAGELLGLDSKVIPAEARFQLRAVPLHVLRIVYRAKVVGGTLTNEVGGSTDEAAWFPLDGIPSHRVDLVDTVLSMAGLTSG
- a CDS encoding peptidylprolyl isomerase, with the protein product MSKHTAVATLYTNYGDIKVNLFGNHVPKTVRNFAGLATGEIEWTHPATGEKTNTPLYDGVIFHRIIPGFMIQGGDPIGQGIGGPGYQFDDEINPELDFAQPYMLAMANAGSPGGRGTNGSQFFITVGPTTWLQGKHSIFGEVADDASRKVVDKLAEVPTDAGDRPLDDVVIESVEIEQV
- a CDS encoding rhomboid family intramembrane serine protease, with the translated sequence MSQPVGAPMSTCYRHPGRVSYVLCQRCERTICGECQTPAAVGVVCPECMAQQRSTAPRTKPAWLTRVTAPGAPVVTYAIIAVCVVVFLLQNAPIVGGRIESALIYAGGYSHPTGSLSPLIAFEPWRMLTSLFAHASLIHLALNMYTLWVFGIALEPMLGRLRYAALFLIAGFAGSLAVLLITPPGQGVLGASGAIFGMFGAFFIIQRRLGGNATQILTLVAINLAIGFIPGLNISWQAHIGGFIGGLLLGLIYVETSKPSRRRWQLSLTALLCALLIAVSLLHFF
- a CDS encoding cell division protein CrgA, translating into MARSKSKTKPDRSTRPERSSLASGEEAPNPVWFKPVMFGFMLLGLVWIIVFYMSQNQYPVPALGPWNILVGFGIAFIGFLMTTRWR
- a CDS encoding class E sortase, which produces MTTPTEPEPELRRPRGGRASRRSMSERTPLAPRITFLGVVGEMLITAGVLVGLFLGWQLWFNNLVMAGQQTSAAAKQSQQWVNDALTTPAPTPAPSEDGTITPPVMAQPADYETFAVIYIQRLGADWKRSIRQTVDVQRVLNSYTAGVGHYADTQMPGQVGNFAVAGHDSGWGNTFIDLSKLHIGDRIYVQTKDGWYTYVFRNFEYVQPSAIQVIAAVPRHPEVEPVERLMTITTCNPPFHSGERLIAYNVFERFAPAQDIPAEIAAAVNGG